DNA sequence from the candidate division WOR-3 bacterium genome:
CAGCTAAATAACATGCCTTAGCCAAAGGAATAGTATCTCTTTGGTTAGGCGGTGCACCTTCGTTACCATAGGGAGCAGCAATAACTGAAAAATAGAAAATCTCACAAGAACCAGGAAAAAGATCAAAAGGTCCGATTGACATAATAAACGTTTTATCTCCCAGAATATCATCAAGAGTATCGTAAGGTTCGTACCGGCGGGTGATATGATCGTAGCCAACTAATACTAAGTATTTCTCTATATCTGTTTCTGGAGCTTGCCAAATAGTTATTTTTTTACAGGCACTTATCTGCTCAATGCCCAAAGAGTTATACAGATGGGCAACTGCTACTGCTCCCGGTGTGCCTCTTTCCCATACCCTACTGGGATATTCTCGGTTATCGGAATCAAAAATAAAAGCAACATTTTTTATTCGGCATTTATTGTCTCATTGCCTATTCTAATTCTGAAGGTTTTATCTAAAATAAGACCATACATATCATCGGAATAA
Encoded proteins:
- a CDS encoding T9SS type A sorting domain-containing protein, with the translated sequence MGIEQISACKKITIWQAPETDIEKYLVLVGYDHITRRYEPYDTLDDILGDKTFIMSIGPFDLFPGSCEIFYFSVIAAPYGNEGAPPNQRDTIPLAKACYLAEKVFRERILGVDIGEKDKKERSSEIYISPIVTKNKPLIMSNQEKKINIEIYDINGKLLKVINQKPPIYLDNRTRKGIYFIRILKENKRSLKKIINLY